One Dama dama isolate Ldn47 chromosome 18, ASM3311817v1, whole genome shotgun sequence DNA window includes the following coding sequences:
- the ASB10 gene encoding ankyrin repeat and SOCS box protein 10, protein MPGNRSSPPQWGHRLGCLPSAPAGRVWGAQSHAARERPGPRPLLCPDMALQNALYTGDLERLQELFPPQSTADLLLESRAAEPRWSSCQRGLWSLTYEEELTTPLHVAASRGHVEILRLLLRRRARPDGAPGGRTALHEACAAGHAACVHVLLVAGADPNIPDQDGRRPLHLCGGAGSLECAELLLRFGAKVDGRSEEEEETPLHVAARLGHVELADLLLRRGACPDARDAEGWTPLLAACDARCTSPADAEATTARCLQLCRLLLSAGADADAADQDRQRPLHLACRRGHADVVELLLSRGVGANAMDYGGHTALHCALQGPAAALAQSPERTVRALLNHGAVRVWPGALPKVLERWCTSPRTIEVLMNTYSVVKLPEDAMGLVPPETLQKHRRFYSSLFALVRQPRSLQHLSRCALRAHLAACLPHALPRLPLPPRLLRYLQLDFEDVLY, encoded by the exons ATGCCCGGGAACAGGAGCTCGCCTCCCCAGTGGGGACACCGTCTGGGGTGCCTCCCCTCAGCCCCGGCTGGCCGGGTCTGGGGGGCCCAGTCCCACGCGGCCCGGGAGCGCCCTGGGCCCCGGCCGCTGCTGTGCCCGGACATGGCGCTGCAGAACGCCCTGTACACGGGAGACCTGGAGCGGCTGCAGGAGCTGTTTCCCCCGCAAAGCACGGCCGACCTGCTGCTGGAGAGCCGGGCGGCGGAGCCTCGCTGGAGCAGCTGCCAGAGGG GACTCTGGTCGCTGACCTACGAAGAGGAGCTGACCACCCCTCTGCACGTGGCGGCCAGCCGGGGCCACGTGGAAATCCTGCGGCTGCTACTGAGGCGGCGGGCAAGGCCCGACGGTGCCCCCGGGGGCCGGACCGCCCTGCATGAGGCCTGTGCCGCAGGCCACGCCGCCTGCGTCCACGTGCTCCTGGTGGCGGGAGCCGACCCCAACATCCCTGACCAGGACGGGAGGCGCCCCTTGCACCTCTGCGGGGGAGCTGGCAGCCTCGA GTGCGCGGAGCTGCTCCTGAGGTTTGGGGCGAAAGTGGATGGTCggtcagaggaggaggaggagaccccTCTGCATGTGGCCGCCCGGCTGGGCCACGTGGAGCTGGCGGACCTCCTCCTGAGACGAGGGGCCTGCCCCGATGCCCGAGATGCCGAAGGCTGGACCCCGCTGCTGGCCGCCTGTGATGCCCGCTGCACGTCCCCCGCCGACGCCGAGGCCACCACGGCCCGCTGCCTCCAGCTGTGCCGCCTGCTGCTCTCAGCGGGGGCCGACGCCGACGCCGCCGACCAGGACAGGCAGCGGCCCCTGCATTTGGCCTGTCGCCGTGGCCACGCGGACGTCGTGGAGCTACTCCTGTCCCGCGGCGTCGGCGCCAATGCCATGGACTACGGGGGACACACGGCCCTGCACTGCGCGCTGCAGGGCCCCGCTGCAGCCCTGGCCCAGAGCCCGGAGCGCACCGTGCGCGCGCTGCTCAACCACGGTGCCGTCCGCGTTTGGCCCGGGGCTCTCCCCAAG GTGCTGGAGCGCTGGTGCACGTCCCCGCGGACCATTGAGGTCCTGATGAACACCTACAGTGTCGTGAAGCTTCCTGAGGACGCCATGGGCCTGGTGCCTCCtgaaactctgcag AAGCACCGTCGTTTCTACTCCTCCCTCTTCGCCCTGGTGAGGCAGCCCAGATCGCTGCAGCATCTCAGCCGCTGTGCGCTCCGTGCCCACCTGGCGGCCTGCCTGCCCCACGCCCTGCCCCGCCTGCCCCTGCCGCCCCGCCTGCTCCGCTATCTGCAGCTGGATTTCGAGGATGTGCTCTACTAG